The Tachysurus vachellii isolate PV-2020 chromosome 19, HZAU_Pvac_v1, whole genome shotgun sequence genome segment ccagggttgggggttcaatttcCGCCtcgccttgtgtgtttggagtttgcatgttctctcagtgcctcgggggtttcatccgggtactccggtttcctcccccggtccaaagacatgcatggtaggttgattggcatctctggaaaattgtccgtagtgtgtgattgcgtgagtgaatgagagtgtgtgtgtgccctgcgatgggttggcactccgtccagggtgtatcctgccttgatgcctgatgacgcctgagataggcacaggttccccgtgacccgaagtagttcggataagtggtagaaaatgaatgaatgaatgaatgaatgaatgataacaataagcaattttgtttaaatagtgTAGTTTAATGCTGCAGCAGAGGTTAAAAattctgtattaaataaaagatgagGTTCAGAGATCTTCTGTTTGGAGTTTATGTTAGAGTCTGCCTCTCAGCTATATTGAATCATTCTCAACTTATGTGACATGTTTTACAAGTTAATTCACCACAATTTTAATAAGAAATCATCTACTCTGAGGCTGTAGATAAACTCTCTGGCTGTAACATAAGATGCACATAGATTGTCATTGCCTCGCCTTGACTCGCATTTCCCAGGAAATAACTAAACCAACATGCAGGCTCTGGTTTCTAATAAGACTAATGTATTATTGAGCAAGCCCTCCTGCATAGCATAGCATGGTGGCACTGAGGACCCACTGGATGCTCCtggtcaaacacacactaaacaattTGAACCTAAAACCTGAAACTGGGGTTAATTTTTGAAATCACCATTTTTCACCCAAAATCACTTAAACTCTACACATAGTTTAGTCTAATAGAAGTTCTTTCAGGGTTGCAAATTGTACATATTAATCCATACATACAGGCAGAGGCTGCATAAATAATTATAAGTGTTAATATACGATCATCAGGGGGCtgcttccagggttggggtttcaaTTCCTGTCTTCAATTCCTGCAAGCACAGAGTTTAACTGTTTTCCCTGTGCTTTAGGGATTTTTTTGACacattcaaagacatgcataggtGGCTTGCATGTAGGGCCGGCTCGTGGCATTGGCAACAGGTAATTGCCTATGGTAGCTTAGTACTGATTGATCatcaaactgattaaaaaattcttaaattaaaaaaaaattgacatcaACAAAAAATCATAAGATTTGATAACATGTCATGTTTATGCCCTGCATCATGATGTGATTATAATGCATCACCATAACACATTAattattcaaatcaaatcaattaaattttatttgtaaagcacttttaacagtgaatattgtgtcaaagcagctttaaaaaaacagaagaaatatgGTAcagaaagtttattatacaaagattaatgtACAAAAAGTCAAGATTAATAATAGtcttaaatttaaatgtgtttgtatttatccccaaatgaacaagcctgaggtgactgtggtgactgtggtgaggaaaaactcccttagatggaagaggaagaaaccttgagtggaaccagaattaaaagtgaacctcatcctcatttgggtgacactggagggtgtgattataaactgttataaacaccagagagtgttattatgaataatgtcctttctgcaGTCATATACTCTACAGTACTCTTTTGTATGTTTGAATTCTTATGAAGCAGAAtccagctggagctggtacatctatAGAttcctcaggatcctcacagggttggcctttTCTCAATGAAGGTCTAAAAGTGAAGGTCTTAAGGAGTATTGCTCctgttgaatgaatgaatgtctttaaACCAGCTCCAATGATTAATTGTCTTTAAACATATGCTTTCTAATACATATCGAATATTCTAATATAATTAGCATTACACAGTTGTTCTTTTGTCTGCTCCATTTCTGGGGTCACCACAGTGGCTCATCTGGTCCACGTACTTGATTTAACACAGGTTTATACACCAGAtgtccttcctgacacaaccctatAATTTTACCTGGACTTgtgaccagcactgagagttagctCTCCAGGGGCTGGGTTATCCTCCTGCCTGGGAAACGAACCCAGTCCCCACAGACAGTGATGAGGGTGCAGGATGCTGCAACTGGACCACCAGGAAGTATAAACATAAGATAGCCTGAATTATTGATCTTAACTCTATACTTTTAAGCGTTTTGAAATACTCAGAAATACTCAGAATAAGGTCTTGTTCAATCGAAATGCTCAAGGCCCTTTGATTTAAATGGCTCTCCTGTCACCTAGTGGATAATTCACACCTTGCGGCCAGGTAAATACAGATATAGccatttttgttctttaaaaatcattttgttataagagataaatgagataaaatcaaaaaaatctttaacaCGTCTATTTTTGCATTCTTATTAAGAATTTAAGAATATTGAGATGTGTTTGTGATATCTATGCTGTAGCTGCACAAAACGCCCAAAAGTAATGACACCAGTGGTATAGTCCTCAAAAAAAGGTGGTATACTACTACCCCCTGTTCCCTGCCACACTgccaaaacaagaaaagcaaaaacaacacacagaagtCAATGGTtgcatttacatgacattaacaTCCATGCctttagcagacacttttatccaaaaaataaaagccggtggaaattgggctactgttggtcgaaggagtagaggtgggaggagagtgcacagacagagagagaagaggaaaggtaagagtgtaggactgagagtagggactctgaatgttggtactatgacagggaaaggtagagagctggctgatatgatggagagaaggaaggtggatatactgtgtgtacaggagaccaagtggaagggtagcaaggctcgtagtataggagcaggattcaagctgttttattatggtgtggatagtaagagaaatggggtaggtgtggtcctgaaggaggagtttgtgaggaatgttctggaggtgaagagagtgtcagacagggtgatgagtctgaagttagtgattgaaggggtgatgttgaatgttgttagtggttatgcccagcaggtaggttgtgagttagaggagaaagagagattctggtgtgaattcgatgaggtgattgagagtattcccaagggtgagagagtggtgataggagcggattttaatggacatgttgacgaggggaacacaggtgatgaggaggtgatgggcaagtttggagttaaggaaaggaaccttgaaggacagatggtagtagactttgctaagaggatggacatggctgtggttaacacgtattttcagaagagggaggaacatagagtgacttacaagagtggaggtaggagaacacaggtagactacatcctttgtagaagaggcaatctgaaagagattagtgactgtaaagtggtagtgggagagagtgtagccagacagcataggatggtggtgtgtaggatgactctgatggtctgtaagaggaagaggtcaaagatagagaagaaaactaagtggtggaagctgaaaaaggaggaatgttgtgaggaatttagacagaagttgaggcaggctctgggtggtcaggtagtgctgccggatgactgggaaactacagcagaagtgatcagggagacagggagaaaggtgctgggtgtgtcatctggaaggaggaaagaagataaggagacttggtggtggaatgaggaagttcaggatagtatacagaggaagagattagccaagaagaagtgggatatggacaggactgaagagaatagacaggaatacaaggagttacagcgcagagtgaagagggaggtgtctaaggccaagcagaaggcatatgatgagttgtacactaggttagacactagagaaggagagaaggacttgtacaggttagctaggcagagggatcgagatgggaaggatgtgcagcaagttagaattattaaggatagagatggaagggtgctcacaagtgaggagagtgtacagaggagatggaaggaatactttgaggagctgatgaatgaggaaaatcagagggaaaaaagagtagaaggggtgaactctgtggaacaggaagtagataagattagaaaggatgaagtcaggaaggctttgaagaggatgaaaagtggaaaggcagttggtcctgacgacatcccggtagaggtctggaagtgtctaggagaggcagcagtggaatttttaactagtttgttcaacagggtattagaaagtgagaggatgcctgaggaatggagaaggagtgtgttagtgccgatctttaagaataagggtgacgtgcagagttgcagcaactatagggggataaagttgatgagccatacaatgaagttgtgggaaagagtagtggaagctaggttaaggaaggtggtggaaatttttgagcagcagtatggcttcatgcccagaaagagcacaacagatgcaatttttgctctgagaatgttgatggagaagtatagggatggtcagagggagttgcactgtgtgtttgtagacttagagaaagcgtatgacagggtgccaagagaagagctgtggtactgtatgaggaagtcaggagtagcagagaagtatgtcagagtggtgcaggacatgtatgagaggagcaggacagtggtgaggtgtgctgtaggtcagacagaggagtttacagtggaggtgggactgcatcagggatcggctctgagccccttcctgtttgctatagtgatggaccagttgtcagaggaggtcagacaggagtctccttggacgatgatgtttgcagatgacattgtgatctgtagtgagagcagggagcaggtgaaggaaaacctggagaggtggaggtttgcgatggagagaagaggaatgaaagtcagtcgtagtatgtgtgtgaatgaaagggagggaagtggaacagtaaggttacagggtgaagaggtgaagaaggtacaggagtttaagtacttggggtcaacagtccagagtaatggagagagtaggaaagaagtaaagaagcgagtgcaggcaggttggagtgggtggagaaaggtgtcaggagttctgtgtgataggaaaatatcagcaagaatcaaggggaaggtgtacattacagtggtgagaccggccgtgctgtatggtttagagacagtgtcactgaagaagagacaggagtcagagcttgaggtagccgaaccgaagatgttgaggttctctttgggtgtgacaagattggacaggattaggaacgagtacatcagagggacagcccatgttggacgtttgggggacaaagttagggaggcgagattaagatggtttggacatgttcagaggagggagagtgagtatattggtaggagaatgttggacatggagctgccaggcagaggcaaagaggaaggccaaagaggaggtatatggatgtaattaatgaggatttgaagctagtgggtgcaagtgttgaggatgcagaagatagggttaggtggagagagatgattcgctgtggcgacccctgaagggaaaagccgaaagaagaagaagaagaaatatatcaatatgtttatgcattacaggattcctaaagcaaatattttatagatataatttacatatttcccTCCTTATAGATTCAGTGTGGAACCTGCACAAACTGCACAAATAAAATGCCTTGGGATGACAGAAGCACAAATACCAAGTGGATATATCCATTGGTATTGTGCATTGTGCATTGAGCTAAAGCAAGTACAGAGACCATAGAGTTTAACAATATCTGTAATAGCTCTTATATAAGCAGCAGGATTACATATGTTTGACAAAAGCTGATTTACACATTGAAgtttacatcacagtgaaatgtatattgtttataatgcaagcaataaaaataatcaaaaagcaaggtttctcaaaataagtgttgtagtataactatcaggacatcagtgatgtgtgagctgaatttggtgacagtacagtgtattacagtgaagttattgaataTAATTTCCATAATAGTGAAGTTAtggaattattttcatatttaaaaaaaatcataaaaattacacaaaaagtaagtgttgtagtataactatcagtgatgtgtgagctgaatttggtgacagtagagtgtattacagtgaagttattgactgttttttagcattcgcttttcgggttttgtaCTTTGCAGACgttcccttggaatctgtctcctAGACGTCTAGGGTTGGGAatcgagaaccggttcttattcagaaccggttctgttttttaacaggaaccggaaccgcgcggaaTTATTAAGTGTAtaagctggagaaggacgggtgaaaaccaggtccaggacattgcctcctttgtgtgtggggaagtAGCTGTTGAGTGTAAGGGTGAATGAGTTGAGacgagacaggagggaagaagaatgtagcttgtcagaggggaggttgaagtcaccaagcagcgtcagaggggagctatcggaagggaaaacacaagcagtgtgtccatttcttccaggaagtcacctaggggaccaggagggcagtaaacaacaatgataacaaggtttattggagaggtaactgaaatggcatggaattcaaaagaggagatggttaaatgtgacaagaggagaggtgtaaagcaccatttctttggcAGCAAtacacctgtaccaccacccctgcctgtttctcgtggtgagtgagagaaagcatactgtaggcagaggataaagcagctggtgtagcagtgttctgtggggatatccaggtctctgttagcgcaagaaaatctaaggagtaatgggaaattaaagcagagataaaagcagcttttttcacagcagactggcaattccagagcccacctaccaccactgtttgagacttacacaacagagaagggtagatgaggttactgggattgtgacctctgctctctGGATGAGAGCATCTGCgagagtaggaattgagtacagagatgggtttaaggcacatatttgcagtcaaaatGAGAGTTAAGGTATGGTTGAATATATCAAAACAATACTAGACACTAATGTcacaatgtgagagagagagatacttacaaaccttcaatttatataggtaagccctgcccacaattcacaccttaaggtagactgaaactactcctgattaatcagctgagagaacaacaaagaccgatactataaaatcaacaatggtatagaatataacacaattcaaatcacactactctagaacaaagtgagttaagcagatagtatacaaaagtcaggaacctactttaccagaagacaatatattcaaatgaagagaatTAAAGCACTCTCTTCTACCAAACCCTACAgacgtctgcacatagagacttgtgtattttgtccaccgcggaggaaagctgattttgagcaGAATTGTGTtatagctgcctctctacattactactatagaaaagaggtgttatttgtgtaataagagcgtttggatcaggagttattgactcgggaaactcgaatctgtgaatatgcggccaactttacttaagtctgcTTCAGCATGACACCAGCTTCTGTTGATGAAGTAAACTCTCCTCCCTGTAAACACTTGGTGAAGTTGGTACACGACAGCTGTCGGGGGCGGGGAAAGGGGcggaattcaaataaaaatgaaccaatTACAACGAAGTTTTGCGAGTTAAAAAATGCGACGCGGttaaaggggaagaaaagaTGAGGGTAAATTATGGACGTTTTAAGCAGCAAAACGCTATATATATACGCTAATATTAAGCCATAGATGTCGTTATATGCAAACAGCcctggggaaaaaataaacatactgCGTATACGTGCGTATGGCCCCGACTACACCATTGaatgacaccccccccccccccatatatatatatactatgtaGAAAGAAATACTAGGtctaatgtatatttatgcttTACACTTTATAGCAGCAGAAGTAGCAGAATTTACCGAGTTCCATATATGAAAGAGGTCAGGTCATCTATGTCATGATGTCAAACCAATAGGATGTGGAGCTAAGCACAagcagaaaacaaagaaaaagcaataaaaacacaaatgaataaaaaaaaaaacatataaacatataaatgagtaaataaacacaaataaatattttgcataTAAACAGAGATTACATGTTGAATAGAGAAAAATGTTGAATTTGTCGGTAAATGTCTTAAGGTggattattttggatttttgaGGGATGAAGTACAATAGCATCACCACaggtcataaaataaatatgtaaaatggtATAAAGACTTGAGGCTGTGGCAGATTGTACTGTATAGTAGATGAGACGCTAACCTTTTTTCCTCTGAAATGCCTTTAGAGGAGAAAGTAGATGGATTAGGCCTACGCCTATCTAATCTCTAAATGTTGTTGtctttaatgtttattgtgtctTCCACTGTTGCCTTCTTGGCCAGGTCACTCTTATAAAAGATATCTTATTGAGTTTTTCCTCCTGGTTAAATGAAGTTTCTACACGTCATTACTCAAATTAACAGAACAGTGATCTTTCTCGGGGGCACAGTGACTGTTTGGGAACTGAAAGAACTGACTAAACAGATTTGACTTCCTGAACTTTAAAtttcattactattattaaaactaacagcttttaaattgcaatctttttttttcagtttcatcAATTTTGTCTATCCAGTCCTTTCTTTTCAGTTCTTTCTATTCAGTTCCCAAACAGTTCAGTAAAACTGGTGTGAAACCAATAAATACATGATGCCAGCATGAGAAAGATCACTGTTCTGTTCATTTGAGTAATGACATGTAGAAACTTTATAGTTAATCTAATATTTATACAATGTGGAACCATTTAAGAAAGAGTTCATACTTTttcaacacactgcacaaaaaaACTCAGGTTACCCGAGTACGCAGGTTACCCGAGTACGCAGGTTACCCGAGTACAAATTATTTGTCAAGTTTTTTCACAGCACAGCTGATTAATGAAGGTATAAATGGCAAACTCCTCATGTTATAAATACCCAATATACAGAGCATCAGTCACCATGATGCATTAATAATTGTTTTTCATTGAATATATgttctctttttattaaaagcaatgtATTTAGATAAAACAAGAAAGATTTAGAAACATTTAGAATGCTGAGAAAAATGAATTCAGTGTTTAAAGCACAGGTtgttagtgtgtttttattaataaagatttGTAAATACAGTAAAGGAGAATTTCATTGACATGTAGCATGGATACACGATTATATAGACTGTAGAGCTGCTTCTCAAGCATCAACAGCATAACCAAAAGAAAACGTTCAATGTGAATGAGATGATATGACAAAGGTCTTTCCTGTTATCAGCTAGATTCATGACACAGGTTCAtatttaaactgtaataaaataacttCTAATAACAGAGCAGAGTAAAGCACAGTAACATCAGAGCATAAGATGGATACATGGTTAAGAAACAATTAATTAATCTCTATAAAATTAGAAgcaattcatcatcatcatcatcatcatcatcataatgatTTGTCTTTATACATCATAtagatcatttacatttctaacaATCAACTTTATATTAAACAAAACTAATgctaaacacatacacacacataaggctAGCAGTCCTTCAAAAACTCAGCAGCTCAAGCAGGAAGTTCTGACTGATTCTTTCTCTGGAGCAGTTTTACATTGAGCTGGTTTTAATGTTTTCGTACCCAGAAGCAGAATAAGTGTTATAATCAGGGTCAAgctgaaagcagaaaaaaagataGTCGTTCAAAATCCTCTCACAGTAATGGCTTCAGTGTTGTTTTAACATTATCatgtgtttttatatcagtGAGGAAATTTCTGAAGTTCTATTCACAATAAACTGTGTCAATAAATCACATTATAGAATTCCATCATATTTGCACAACAAGCTTCAGAAAATAATGCTACACTCACTttagcacactcacacactcactcactcactcacactcactcattcacactcactccctcactcactcactcactcaattacacacacacacacacacacacacatttacactcacacttactcacactctcacacatttacccacactcactcactcacacagacacagttacTCACTTGTTTATTCTCTTTACTCTTGAATGAAAGTGTATAATCTGTAATTGTACACAGACATAACATTttagtacactacacactacattttagtgtgtgtgtgtgtgtgtgtgtgtgtgtgtgtgtgtgtgtgtgtgtaaaactcacCTTGTGTTTTCTTCTGTCTCACTTTGTAGATCATTAGCCCACATCCTCCGATCAGCAGcagagtcacacagacacacacactgatgatgatgatgataacagaGGAAGCTGGACACGATACagaacatacacatatactgaCACAATACAGAACAGGAACAGACCGAACATATCAACTTCATACATGAGTATAAACACATATTacaatatagtgtgtgtgtgtgggggggtgtttctagtttatatttaaactttaaacatcaGAGCATATGATGGATAAATGGTTAAGAAAGAATTATTAGTAGTAGCTGGTCTAACACTGTCAACATCAGAGAACCAAAAAGTAGTtgaaagaagacaaaaacacaatgaaagaGTGAGTTATGTATAAAGAGTAAAGAGTTCTTACTGAAACACACTGCAGATGGAGTTTCTATCAGTGCTGCTGAGGTCATCAGGTCGgtgtctgttgttgttgttggtattgttgttgttgttggggaAATTTTTGTGCTCAGTTCTAAATATGAGATTGAATAAAATCATGGAAACATTAGCTTTATAACTTTTACAAGACACACAGGTTTAGTTTGAGTCTGAATGATTTGCCTAAAATAAAATGCTCACCTGTAACATGTAACCACACCTGTGTAAAGTAGGTGTTATATCTGACTGATCCGTCTCCATAATAcacaccaaataaataaaatacttcatcAGTTTCTCTCACGTCGCTGATGTTCACACTGAGAACTTTAGCACTTCTGTCATCAGAAATAGAGAATCTGTCGTTCTGAAATTTTGTGTTAGTATCAAGAATTcgattaatgttaatgtcatcATCCACTGTGTTGACATATTTGGTGTTTCTCTCATACTCCTCTGGATAGTTACAGGTGATGGTAATATTCTGCCCAAGATAAGCGTTTATTATTTTGGGCAACCCAGAAAATGTATCTGTCaattgaacaaacaaaaaaatatatatataaacaaaaatacatcattttTAGTTAAAAGCTTTATAGATGTGTATTATCCTGCACATTTCATAAAAGCACTAGCTTTATATatcttaattaattattaataatgcttTGAATTTGTGTGAGTAGATAGACAGTTACTAGTAAACACGTTTTTACTCACTATTATAAATTTTTAGGTTTACGGTCAAGTTGCTCTGATCCCCCAGTCCAAATCTATACATTCCAGCATCTTGTGGCTTCAGCTTTCTGATCAATACTAAGAAGAAGTTTTCTATGTTTGCATACAACAGGAATCTTCCTTCTTGAACTTTGTGGTGTTTGGTGTCAACACGTATTATATCAGTGCAGTCTTTTTCATTCACTTTGCAGATATATTTACTATTGTGTTTGTACCAATTTATATCAGAGAACACAAAGACACTTCCACCTGAGTAACCAATCACATCAGAGCAGTCTACTggacctgtcaatcaaaacaaaataacacttATATCAGTAACATTACTGAGCATTTCTCATAATCCTGGATAAATAACATCACATACAGTTTACTAAATATGAATATCTGACCTGAAATCAGGTAGAGGATGACGAGGAGGAGGATCTTCATCCTGAAATAAAATTCAGCTTCACTTCTCTTCTGCTTCTTTTCTTCTGCTCTGTCTATCTCACTGTGATCCGCACTTCTACTTTGTGCTCTGATGTCTTTCTGCTTTTATAATTCTGTCTTGTTAGGTCATTTCCTCTTTTCAcacaatgttttattcatcagCAATACAGATCTGCATGAAACCCACCCAAAGTTCTTAATAACCTGTTATACACTTACTTCACTGTATTATGTAATGGAGGtcatatctgtctctctctattctaTACTTAACATTTCTTCATGTGCAATAAAAGCTGCACAAGCGTGTCTGAATCCAGGCAGGTTCCTCCTGTTTAGGAACGGAAGCCCACttatttttggggaaaaaattaCACATTGGTATGTTTGAAATCTTTATCTTtcgttattttattaattcattttatttattaatttattaatcccACTTCAGTAAAGGATTTATCCTTGTCAGGCCTgtgtggatctggagcctatactgggaacactgggttTGAAGTGGgaatacattatttacattatatcaCTTAGGGGAAATATAGCAAGGTTTAGTATATTTGCCTTCCTCTTGTGGTACTGATTTGTCTGTTGCCATTTCCCAAGTGGTCAGTAAATCTGATTGATGGGAACTTACATCTCTGGGTtccttatacagtatacatgtcTTTTGCTCTGGGTAGGTCAGACGTAACAGCATCACCACCTTTTCAGTACTCACTGAGCTGTTTATTTACTATGGCGGTTGCAGCGGCTGAATGAATTATTTAGGATTGCAGACAGTGACGTCATGCACTCATTTTTTAAGCTTGCAGAGCATGCACAAGACAGAAACATGTGACGTTGATAGACAAGTGCTTTTTGAACCATGGTCTTTGTTCACCACGAGAGTAAACTGCATGTTAGCTCTGCGTTTGCAAGATTTGTGATATTTTTGAAAttcttcataataaaaaaagagcagcCACGAGCCCGCGCTCAGACACGAGCCTGTGCACAGATACGAGCCCGCGCTCAGACACGAGCCTGCGCACAGACACGAGCCCGCGCACAGATGCAGCTGTGGGCTTAATAGTTAACACCTTTTTTCAGTTTCGATTGAAATTATTTTGATCTTTTTGGATTGTTTAAGTTGATATAAGTTCtgtttgttacttttttattagTATTGTGGGTTTTTCCTGCATTTGTTTGGATAGCTGAGCCTGAACACAATATCAACTAAAAATTTATTCCATTGTTCTTCTCCCTGATGTGCTGTTGTTGTCTGAGCACTGGGGATAAGAAGACTGCTCCTTCATTGGTGCTGTTGTGCTCTTCACTTTCttcactttgtgcatgtgtgtgtgtgtgtgtgtgtaatgaaggTATGCTTGGACAGTTTATTCTGACCTTCCACCTCTGTTTGTAGGCTCAAGTTCCCTCCATTGACTTTGTTGTTGACTCTTAGCAGGCGTGCGGGAAAGGaacatgtgtttatttattttaatggtgCTT includes the following:
- the LOC132861999 gene encoding polymeric immunoglobulin receptor-like, with amino-acid sequence MKILLLVILYLISGPVDCSDVIGYSGGSVFVFSDINWYKHNSKYICKVNEKDCTDIIRVDTKHHKVQEGRFLLYANIENFFLVLIRKLKPQDAGMYRFGLGDQSNLTVNLKIYNNTFSGLPKIINAYLGQNITITCNYPEEYERNTKYVNTVDDDININRILDTNTKFQNDRFSISDDRSAKVLSVNISDVRETDEVFYLFGVYYGDGSVRYNTYFTQVWLHVTELSTKISPTTTTIPTTTTDTDLMTSAALIETPSAVCFTSSVIIIIISVCVCVTLLLIGGCGLMIYKVRQKKTQDYTLSFKSKENKQLDPDYNTYSASGYENIKTSSM